A stretch of Chelmon rostratus isolate fCheRos1 chromosome 18, fCheRos1.pri, whole genome shotgun sequence DNA encodes these proteins:
- the slc35f6 gene encoding solute carrier family 35 member F6, whose product MAWTKYQLFLAGLMLTTGSINTLSAKWADMFSAKGCNDDPDHAFSHPFVQAVGMFLGELSCLAVFYILLCHDRRSPEPKMNPGQSFNPLLFFPPAMCDMTATSIMYVALNMTSASSFQMLRGAVIIFTGLLSVAFLGRRLVASQWLGILTTILGLVIVGLADFFSGHRDDTHKLSDVITGDLLIIMAQIIVSVQMVLEEKFVYKHDVHPLRAVGTEGFFGFLVLSLLLIPMYFIHVGNFSDNPRHVLEDALDAFCQIGHQPLILLALLGNTVSIAFFNFAGISVTKEISATTRMVLDSLRTLVIWVVSLALGWEQFHGLQVLGFLVLLVGAALYNGLHRPLLARMPCCAAMVNAGEENSPAERERLLGDGSVQAGDEN is encoded by the exons ATGGCGTGGACGAAGTACCAGCTGTTCCTTGCGGGACTTATGCTCACAACTGGCTCCATCAACACATTATCGGCAAA ATGGGCTGACATGTTCTCAGCGAAGGGCTGCAATGATGACCCTGACCATGCCTTCTCTCACCCTTTTGTACAG GCGGTGGGTATGTTTCTGGGTGAGTTAAGCTGTCTTGCAGTCTTCTACATCTTACTTTGCCACGACAGACGAAGCCCAGAGCCCAAGATGAACCCGGGCCAGAGCTTCaaccctctcctcttcttcccgcCCGCCATGTGTGACATGACGGCCACCTCCATCATGTATGTTG ctctCAACATGACCAGCGCCTCCAGCTTCCAGATGCTGCGCGGAGCCGTCATCATCTTCACCGGCCTGCTCTCTGTGGCGTTCCTGGGGCGGCGCCTGGTAGCCAGTCAGTGGCTCGGCATCCTCACCACCATCCTGGGCCTGGTGATCGTGGGCCTCGCCGACTTCTTCAGTGGGCACCGCGACGACACGCACAAACTCAGCGACGTCATCACGG GAGACCTTCTGATCATCATGGCTCAGATCATTGTTTCAGTGCAGATGGTCCTGGAGGAgaagtttgtctacaaacatGACGTCCACCCTCTTCGGGCTGTTGGCACTGAAG GTTTCTTCGGGTTCTTAGTCCTGtcgctcctcctcatccccatGTACTTCATCCACGTGGGCAACTTCAGCGACAACCCTCGCCACGTCCTGGAGGACGCGCTGGACGCCTTCTGTCAGATCGGCCACCAGCCCCTCATCCTGTTGGCTCTGCTGGGCAACACCGTCAGCATCGCCTTCTTCAACTTCGCCGGCATCAGCGTCACCAAAGAGATCAGCGCCACCACCCGCATGGTGCTGGACAGCCTGCGTACGCTGGTCATCTGGGTGGTGAGCCTGGCGCTGGGTTGGGAGCAGTTTCACGGCCTGCAGGTGCTGGGCTTCCTGGTCCTGCTGGTGGGCGCGGCGCTCTACAACGGACTGCaccgccccctgctggccaggATGCCGTGCTGCGCCGCGATGGTGAACGCAGGGGAGGAGAACAGCCCGGCTGAAAGGGAGAGACTGCTGGGTGACGGCAGCGTGCAGGCTGGTGACGAGAACTAG